The sequence TGTTGATCATTTCTTTTTTGCGTGATTCAGGCTGGATAAACTCAGGATTATCTTCATAATACTTCAGCAGTCTGTCAGCATATTTACTCATTCTGAAGAAGTAGGACTCTTCCCGGACTTTTTCAACAGGGCGTCCGCAGTCAGGGCAGTTTCCTCCTTCTGCCTGACGTTCCGTAAAGAATGATTCACACGGCGTACAGTAAAGGCCTTCGTACTCGTCCAAGTAGATATCTCCCTGTTCAAGGAGCTGGTCAAAGATTTTTTGAACCACGTCTTTATGCCGAGGTTCTGTTGTGCGAATAAAGTCATCATAGGAAATGTCCAGTTTACTCCACAGGCTTTTAATATTTTTAGCAGCTTCATCTACATAAGCCTGTGGACTGACTCCCTCTTCCTTTGCTTTCAGCTCAATTTTCTGCCCGTGCTCATCCGTTCCTGTAAGGTAACGCACATCGTACCCCCGAAGACGCTTGTAGCGTGAGATCGCATCACCCGCCACTGTTGTATACGCGTGACCGATGTGAAGCTTTCCGCTCGGATAATAGATCGGTGTTGTAATATAAAACGTTTTGTTTTCACTCATGTTTATCTTCCTCCTTCACCTTTGCGAGGCGTTTTTTTCCATAAAAAAAGCACCCATCCCTCAATTGGGACGAGAGCATCATACTCACGTGGTACCACCCAGATTCCCCTGTTTTTTCACAAACACAGGGCTCTATCGGTTACATTGTAACCAGTGCCTGTAACGCAGGCGTACGTCGCCCCCTTATGGCCAATGCCACTCGAAAGCGGAGCTCCTCTCCGGACCATATTCAAAAGGGCTGTTCATACCGGTTTTCAGCTGCCCCGGCTCTCTGGAAATGAATGCTCTCTTTCTACTCATCCGATCATTGGAAAACATCGTGTATTCTCATTAAAATATAACCAATGCCCCTGCCACTGTCAAGAAATCATAGCCCGGCAGATGGCAATACTTCTATTCAGTAACAAGTATTGACCAGACCTCCTTTAACTAAACCTTCTGTTAAAAAGTTCACACACACTTTACGCACCCAAAGTAATTTACCTTATTTTATGAAAAAAGGTGTCATTTTCCGTCAAACAGGGTAAAGGAATAATCAGGTGACCAGTATTACACCAACGTCTGATGAAGAAACGTGAGGTGGTTGGCTTTTTCTTACTCTAAACCGCACCCAAATGACCCGGTCGTTTGCAGCCAACTTTTTACGGACACTATTTTTCTTTCCAAATGCCGTTAATTATGGACACAAGCAGGAAGATCATGTCGAATGGTTTAGTGATTTTCTGTATAAAAGTCTTTCATTTTCGAAAATCAGTACTCTTTTCATTTACATTAAATTTAGGGAAGTAATTACCATATTCGCTGTTTTGTTTAGAAAACGCTGATAACACTGCATTTTATCGCCGTTTTACTAATCTTCAATTCTAAAAAATTGACAAAAACTTTGAATATAAACGTTTTCACGTTGACTTCTTTTGGAAGAGTTGGTATTCTAAGTTTGAAAGATTTTGTCGAAGTTTGACTACTCTATTTTTAAAAATACGAATTTTTCTTTATGGGAGGAGAATGATTCATGAAATCAACAGGTATTGTAAGAAAGGTCGATGAACTCGGCCGCGTGGTTATTCCAATCGAATTGCGCCGTACATTGGACATTGCAGAGAAGGACGCTCTTGAGATTTACGTGGACGATGATCGTATCATCTTGAAAAAGTACAAGCCTAACATGACTTGTCAACTTACTGGAGAGGTTTCAGATGACAACCTGTCCCTTGCCGGCGGCAAGATCATCCTAAGCCCTCAGGGAGCACAGGAAATCGTTAACGACCTTCAAAGCTACCTTGAGAAACAAAGCAAGTAAGCAGCTGAAACTTTAAAAGCCTGAAACCGTAATGGTTTCAGGCTTTTTTTTACTTAAGAGCCGTCTGTATGGTAAAGCTTATACACTTCCCGCTTGTTCATCTCTCTGTCCTTTGCGGTCTGCTTAATCGCGTCTTTTGATGATTCTCCTTTTTCCATATAGGCTTTTACATGTTCAACTGTATCAAGGGTTTCCCACCAAACTTCGCCGGTCTCGCCGCTGCTGCCTTCCGGTGCTCCTTCTACAAAAAGAACGCACTCTCCTTTGATCTGGTTTGCTTCACAATGCTCCAGGAGCTCCTTCAGTGTCCCACGGACAAATTCCTCGTATCTTTTCGTCAGCTCTCTGCATAATACGGCTTTACGGCTGCCTAACGTCTCCAGCATTTCTTTTAACGTGGCTGTAATCCTGTGCGGCGCCTCATAAAAGATCATCGTAGATTCATGATTTTTCCAGTAATTGAGTGTTTCTCGTTTGATTTTCTTTTTCCTATTCAAAAAACCGACAAAAGTAAACGAATCCGTCGACAATCCTGATGCAATAAGTCCGGTAACAGCCGCATTGGCTCCGGGGAGCGGGACAACGGTGATCTTTTCTTCTATACACCTGGCCACCAATTCCTGACCTGGATCTGAAATAGCAGGCATACCGGCGTCACTTACAAGAGCAATAATGCTTCCGT comes from Alteribacter keqinensis and encodes:
- a CDS encoding AbrB/MazE/SpoVT family DNA-binding domain-containing protein, with protein sequence MKSTGIVRKVDELGRVVIPIELRRTLDIAEKDALEIYVDDDRIILKKYKPNMTCQLTGEVSDDNLSLAGGKIILSPQGAQEIVNDLQSYLEKQSK
- the rsmI gene encoding 16S rRNA (cytidine(1402)-2'-O)-methyltransferase, translating into MFVQKSFKDQDEKGTLYLVPTPIGNLEDMTYRAVSILKEADLIAAEDTRNTKRLCHVFEIETKLVSYHEHNKAEREEFLIDKLADGSIIALVSDAGMPAISDPGQELVARCIEEKITVVPLPGANAAVTGLIASGLSTDSFTFVGFLNRKKKIKRETLNYWKNHESTMIFYEAPHRITATLKEMLETLGSRKAVLCRELTKRYEEFVRGTLKELLEHCEANQIKGECVLFVEGAPEGSSGETGEVWWETLDTVEHVKAYMEKGESSKDAIKQTAKDREMNKREVYKLYHTDGS